The Altererythrobacter sp. ZODW24 genome window below encodes:
- a CDS encoding MmcB family DNA repair protein: MADSLEIDHATDSPTAAAKAPTAVDSGAVARGIMRLFARNDIWCISEMPLRGGRRADLMGVDPKGRVIIVEIKVSRADLLGDGKWPDYLEHCDRFYWGLAPGLDRTCLEGEDFQPESCGIIVADGYDAEILRPAPSHSLAAARRKVEVERLARTAMRRMQVAADPTCSPWGGGE, encoded by the coding sequence ATGGCTGATTCCCTTGAAATAGACCACGCGACCGATTCTCCTACGGCGGCCGCCAAAGCCCCGACTGCCGTAGATTCGGGCGCAGTTGCGCGCGGAATCATGCGGCTGTTTGCGCGTAACGACATATGGTGCATTTCCGAAATGCCGCTCCGGGGCGGTAGGCGGGCGGATCTGATGGGCGTTGATCCGAAGGGCCGCGTCATCATTGTCGAGATCAAAGTGTCGCGCGCCGATTTGCTCGGCGACGGCAAATGGCCCGATTATCTTGAGCATTGCGACCGATTCTATTGGGGCCTCGCGCCCGGGCTCGACCGCACATGCCTCGAAGGTGAGGACTTCCAGCCTGAAAGCTGCGGGATTATTGTCGCCGATGGCTATGATGCTGAAATCCTGCGGCCTGCCCCCTCGCACTCGCTTGCCGCTGCACGCCGCAAGGTGGAAGTGGAACGGCTCGCCCGCACCGCCATGCGCCGGATGCAGGTGGCCGCCGATCCTACTTGCTCACCATGGGGCGGCGGCGAGTAA